A genomic stretch from Kribbella amoyensis includes:
- a CDS encoding winged helix DNA-binding domain-containing protein — translation MPKSSRPAPSRTTVRSRALSRRALSRATLVRQWLVERQDATALEAIEHLVGMQAQAPLAPYVGLWSRLRDFDPTELATLLENREAVRGSAMRATIHLMSSRDFLAIRPLIQPRLDREIYQNQTYGRHRLEGLDMDAVLAAGLEELTAGPKTATQLREALAPRFPDREPAALAHAVRCLLPTIQIPPRGIWGKGGNPTLSTADLWLGRPIDPNPSVDQVILRYLAAFGPASVQDIQTWSGLTRLTEVVDRLTPDLQIYTDAESGRTLYDLATITLPEEDLEVPTRFLPEYDNLLLSHADRTRWIETETRARLTLQEVLTRGSILHEGTAVALWRLDRKTKKTAVLEIEPIVKLTKKAHQEIEAEAGELLTFAASNAQAEIRITN, via the coding sequence ATGCCGAAGTCGAGCCGTCCCGCGCCCAGCCGTACCACCGTCCGCTCCCGTGCGCTGAGCCGGCGCGCGCTGAGCCGCGCCACCCTGGTCCGGCAATGGCTGGTCGAACGCCAGGACGCGACCGCCCTCGAAGCGATCGAGCACCTGGTCGGTATGCAGGCCCAGGCACCCCTCGCCCCGTACGTCGGCCTGTGGTCCCGCCTCCGCGACTTCGACCCCACCGAACTCGCCACCCTGCTGGAGAACCGCGAGGCCGTCCGCGGCTCCGCGATGCGCGCCACCATCCACCTGATGTCGAGCCGCGACTTCCTCGCCATCCGCCCGCTCATCCAGCCCCGCCTGGACCGCGAGATCTACCAGAACCAGACCTACGGCCGGCACCGCCTCGAAGGCCTCGACATGGACGCCGTCCTCGCCGCCGGCCTCGAGGAACTCACCGCCGGCCCCAAAACCGCCACCCAACTCCGCGAAGCCCTGGCCCCCCGCTTCCCCGACCGCGAACCGGCCGCTCTGGCCCACGCGGTGCGCTGCCTCCTCCCCACGATCCAGATCCCGCCCCGCGGCATCTGGGGCAAAGGCGGCAACCCCACCCTCTCCACCGCCGACCTCTGGCTCGGCCGGCCGATCGACCCCAACCCCTCGGTCGACCAGGTGATCCTCCGCTACCTCGCCGCCTTCGGCCCCGCCTCGGTCCAGGACATCCAAACCTGGTCAGGCCTGACCCGCCTCACCGAAGTCGTGGACCGCCTTACCCCCGACCTCCAGATCTACACCGACGCCGAATCCGGCCGCACCCTCTACGACCTGGCCACCATCACCCTCCCCGAAGAAGACCTGGAAGTCCCCACCCGCTTCCTCCCCGAGTACGACAACCTCCTCCTCTCCCACGCCGACAGAACCCGCTGGATCGAAACCGAAACCCGAGCCCGCCTAACCCTCCAAGAAGTCCTCACCCGAGGCTCAATCCTCCACGAAGGCACTGCAGTAGCCCTCTGGCGCCTGGACCGCAAAACCAAGAAGACCGCAGTCCTAGAGATCGAACCAATCGTCAAACTCACCAAGAAGGCCCACCAGGAAATCGAAGCCGAAGCCGGTGAATTGCTGACCTTCGCGGCCTCAAATGCTCAAGCTGAGATCAGGATCACCAACTGA